A window from Listeria seeligeri serovar 1/2b str. SLCC3954 encodes these proteins:
- a CDS encoding amino acid permease: MEEQKEELQRGLKNRHIQLIAIGGAIGTGLFLGAGKSIHLAGPSIMLVYLIIGAILFFVMRALGELLIHNPTTGSFTEFAEQYIGPWAGFITGWTYWFCWIVTGIAEITAVGMYVKFWVPDLPQWIPALGCVLILLLFNLATVKAFGEIEFWFAIIKVVVIIALIVIGFVLVFIGYKHGTSTASFSNLVDYGGFFPNGLAGFLLAFQMATFSFVGIELVGVTAGEADDPERTLPKAINNIPIRILIFYIGALLVLMSIYPWSNIDPNTSPFVSVFTMIGIPAAAGIINFVVLTAAMSSCNSGIFSTSRMLYTLSAEGKAPKKMHHLSSNGVPATALITSTACLLIGVFLNYVLPEQVFILVTSIATICFIWVWGVILVAHLRFRKKHPEIAAKSKFKMPLSPLMNWVSLIFFVGLLIILGFAADTRIALFVTPVWFLILAIAYQIVKASNKKSEIRHI; this comes from the coding sequence ATGGAAGAGCAGAAAGAAGAGTTGCAGAGAGGACTGAAAAATAGACATATTCAGTTGATTGCAATAGGTGGAGCAATTGGTACGGGGCTATTTCTAGGAGCCGGAAAGTCGATTCACTTAGCTGGCCCATCTATCATGTTAGTTTACTTAATTATTGGGGCTATTTTATTTTTTGTAATGAGGGCTTTAGGTGAATTGTTAATACATAACCCAACAACAGGATCATTTACAGAATTTGCCGAACAATATATTGGACCGTGGGCAGGCTTTATTACAGGCTGGACATATTGGTTCTGCTGGATTGTCACAGGGATTGCTGAAATAACAGCGGTTGGAATGTACGTTAAATTTTGGGTACCAGACTTGCCGCAGTGGATACCGGCGCTTGGTTGCGTGTTGATTTTACTTCTATTTAATTTAGCGACTGTAAAAGCATTTGGAGAAATTGAATTCTGGTTTGCGATTATCAAAGTAGTCGTAATTATTGCACTCATTGTTATTGGTTTTGTACTTGTATTTATTGGCTACAAACATGGAACAAGTACTGCATCATTTTCTAATTTAGTGGACTATGGCGGCTTTTTTCCAAATGGATTAGCAGGATTTTTACTTGCATTCCAAATGGCGACTTTCTCGTTTGTTGGAATTGAGCTTGTTGGGGTGACAGCGGGCGAGGCAGATGATCCAGAACGTACTTTGCCAAAAGCCATTAACAATATTCCTATTCGGATTTTGATATTTTATATTGGTGCTTTACTTGTTTTGATGTCCATTTATCCATGGAGCAATATTGATCCTAATACAAGCCCATTTGTTAGTGTATTTACGATGATAGGAATTCCAGCAGCAGCCGGGATTATTAACTTTGTTGTACTCACAGCTGCAATGTCTTCTTGTAATAGCGGAATTTTTAGCACGAGTCGGATGCTTTACACACTTTCAGCAGAAGGAAAAGCACCGAAAAAAATGCATCATTTAAGCTCAAACGGTGTACCAGCAACTGCTTTAATCACTTCCACTGCTTGTTTACTTATCGGTGTGTTCTTAAATTATGTTTTACCAGAACAAGTATTTATTTTGGTGACAAGTATCGCAACTATTTGCTTTATCTGGGTTTGGGGCGTCATTTTAGTAGCTCATTTACGTTTCCGTAAGAAACATCCAGAAATAGCTGCCAAAAGTAAATTTAAAATGCCATTATCACCATTGATGAACTGGGTTAGTTTAATTTTCTTTGTGGGATTATTAATTATCCTAGGTTTTGCAGCTGATACACGAATTGCGCTTTTTGTAACGCCAGTGTGGTTCCTTATTTTAGCCATTGCATATCAAATTGTAAAAGCTTCCAATAAAAAGTCGGAAATTCGACATATTTAA
- a CDS encoding DUF5105 domain-containing protein translates to MKKGLFGMVMLLSLMLVLSACGTSRVEPKEAGEITVNSIVYNKDTDKIKDVYGEDGSDFEKEFEKSFKESFITTFTASFSSDVNIDKEVDTFYNALRKQVNEKTSYTTKVTNDDKESPEIQFAVKGLNMKGVQTELTEELTKAVTADPSIAMDDEKMAKKTMEIYTKAVQNADAVSESKNITLKLTVNSKDDSLWKMENDMAFMQELTTAFFLGGMQ, encoded by the coding sequence ATGAAAAAAGGATTATTTGGCATGGTAATGTTGCTTTCACTAATGCTAGTATTATCAGCATGTGGAACATCTCGAGTAGAACCAAAAGAAGCAGGCGAAATCACAGTAAACTCCATTGTTTACAACAAAGATACAGATAAAATAAAAGATGTTTATGGTGAAGATGGTTCAGACTTCGAAAAAGAATTTGAAAAAAGCTTTAAAGAAAGCTTCATCACCACATTTACGGCTAGTTTTTCTAGTGATGTCAACATAGACAAAGAAGTAGATACTTTCTACAATGCACTTCGCAAACAAGTCAACGAAAAAACTTCTTATACTACTAAAGTAACAAATGACGACAAAGAAAGTCCAGAAATTCAATTTGCAGTAAAAGGCTTGAACATGAAAGGTGTTCAAACTGAGTTAACTGAAGAACTAACAAAAGCAGTAACAGCTGATCCATCAATCGCTATGGATGATGAAAAAATGGCGAAGAAAACAATGGAAATTTATACAAAAGCTGTACAAAATGCAGATGCAGTATCAGAATCAAAAAATATCACACTTAAATTAACCGTTAATTCAAAAGACGATTCACTTTGGAAAATGGAAAATGATATGGCCTTCATGCAAGAGCTAACTACCGCATTCTTCTTAGGTGGTATGCAATAA
- a CDS encoding sigma 54-interacting transcriptional regulator, translating to MKRIDRIYEFILENPSTMTIREQLEKNEGFTATTISETLEILRNNVSMELNELHRQGKIIKIVGRPVLYFPKKAVEEEIGRILADNELEFESCAALLKLLKPKIAERSPFDDLIGANDSLKTPVEQAKAAVLYPPNGLHTMILGQTGVGKTLFANLMYRFSQHAKRLPSDAPFIIFNCADYYNNPQLLMSHIFGHVKGAFTGAENDKGGLVEKADGGILFLDEIHRLPPEGQEMIFYLMDSGTYNKLGETDRTRKSNVLIIGATTENPESSLLKTFMRRIPIIITLPSLEERTAFERVELLKYLLSSEAHRVNKPIRIEDEAAKALLGNTTYGNIGQLKSNIQLVCAQGFLNSFDKDDEILIDFKTLPINIKDGFFHFSNRRKELQAIAEYLEPYTTIFPELNNTLITSDEYEPNFNLYKIIEDKASILMDQGVLDDDIKKFIKMDIDIHLNSFYNKFKNTIHNRENILKIVNEEILNFAEGVEQRIEHQLGKKLNERFLLAFSLHLTSFIKRIESNKPLKYTNIENVVNDQPEAYELSREIKDDIEASFHIRVPNMEVMYLTLLISSLLKDQENARVAVLVATHGNNTASSMVSVAKKLLGEGLVEGIDMPLDQSPKIVLDKLTERAREMDMGRGLLLLVDMGSLTSFAPVISERTGIPVRSIDMVSTATVIEAVRKSNILDMELDSIYDSLKDFRGYGGYTSEDDTLDSTQKPHAIVTICATGEGTAEKLQLFIENILDTITTDAIKVIPIGLHEMDTKLEELQEENDILMAVGIQDPKIQIPFIPLERLFGDDGEEQLVSLVKQRNIMVKTGETGRIAKEIIEESLNEFLTYLNPKKTIEILSSFANVLEKKLGYELDNTFKINLLIHVGCALERMVLNDGLTYHDDKNMIDTSVFKALEETNKEVIYKMNLKLTNDELCYLYDILNEIQPEVTI from the coding sequence ATGAAGCGTATTGATCGCATTTATGAATTTATTTTAGAAAACCCCTCCACCATGACGATTCGCGAGCAACTTGAGAAAAATGAAGGTTTTACCGCAACAACTATTTCCGAGACTTTAGAAATTTTGAGAAACAATGTCAGTATGGAATTAAATGAACTTCACCGACAAGGAAAAATCATCAAGATCGTTGGCCGACCAGTGCTTTATTTTCCTAAGAAAGCTGTCGAAGAAGAAATTGGTCGCATACTGGCTGATAACGAACTAGAATTTGAAAGTTGCGCGGCACTTTTAAAACTACTAAAACCAAAAATCGCGGAAAGAAGCCCGTTCGATGATTTAATTGGAGCAAATGATAGTTTGAAAACTCCTGTCGAACAAGCGAAGGCCGCTGTACTTTACCCACCTAATGGACTACATACGATGATTCTCGGACAAACAGGTGTAGGTAAAACGCTCTTTGCTAATTTGATGTATCGTTTTTCACAACATGCTAAACGCCTACCAAGTGATGCGCCGTTTATTATTTTCAATTGTGCCGACTACTATAATAACCCGCAATTATTAATGTCACATATTTTCGGTCATGTCAAAGGTGCCTTCACTGGTGCCGAAAATGATAAAGGCGGACTTGTTGAAAAAGCAGATGGCGGGATTTTGTTCCTTGATGAAATTCATCGTCTCCCACCAGAAGGCCAAGAAATGATTTTTTATTTGATGGACTCTGGTACATACAACAAACTGGGCGAAACTGACCGGACCCGAAAATCAAATGTCCTCATTATTGGTGCGACAACAGAAAACCCGGAATCTTCCCTTTTGAAAACATTTATGCGCCGGATTCCGATTATTATTACGCTTCCGAGCTTAGAAGAACGAACTGCTTTTGAACGTGTTGAACTACTTAAATATTTACTTTCTAGTGAAGCGCACCGTGTGAATAAGCCGATTCGAATTGAAGATGAGGCCGCAAAAGCCTTACTAGGAAACACGACTTACGGAAATATTGGTCAACTCAAATCTAATATCCAACTAGTTTGCGCGCAAGGTTTCTTAAATAGTTTTGATAAAGATGATGAAATTTTAATTGATTTTAAAACTTTACCAATTAACATTAAAGATGGCTTTTTCCATTTCAGTAACCGCCGAAAAGAACTTCAAGCCATCGCTGAATATTTAGAGCCCTACACAACCATTTTCCCGGAGCTTAATAATACTTTAATTACATCGGATGAATACGAACCTAATTTCAACCTTTATAAAATCATTGAAGATAAAGCCTCGATTTTAATGGATCAAGGGGTTCTGGATGATGATATTAAAAAATTCATCAAAATGGATATTGATATTCACCTCAATAGTTTTTACAATAAGTTCAAAAACACAATCCATAACCGCGAAAATATTTTAAAAATTGTAAATGAAGAAATTCTCAATTTTGCTGAAGGTGTGGAGCAACGAATCGAGCATCAACTTGGCAAGAAACTGAATGAGCGCTTCTTACTTGCCTTTAGTCTGCATCTCACTTCTTTTATCAAGCGGATTGAAAGTAACAAGCCACTCAAATATACGAATATCGAAAATGTCGTCAATGATCAACCCGAAGCCTATGAACTATCACGAGAAATTAAAGATGACATCGAAGCTAGCTTTCATATTCGAGTTCCAAATATGGAAGTAATGTACTTAACTTTGCTTATTAGCTCACTTTTAAAAGACCAAGAAAATGCGCGGGTTGCGGTTCTTGTTGCTACTCATGGAAATAATACGGCTAGCAGCATGGTTAGTGTTGCCAAGAAATTACTTGGTGAAGGCTTAGTGGAAGGAATTGATATGCCACTTGACCAAAGTCCCAAAATTGTCCTTGATAAATTAACAGAACGTGCACGCGAAATGGATATGGGGCGTGGTCTCCTACTACTTGTTGATATGGGCTCTCTCACAAGTTTTGCTCCAGTTATTTCAGAACGGACAGGCATTCCCGTTCGTTCAATTGACATGGTTTCGACGGCAACTGTAATTGAAGCCGTTCGTAAATCTAATATTTTAGATATGGAATTAGACAGTATTTATGATTCACTAAAAGATTTTCGTGGTTACGGCGGCTATACCTCGGAGGATGATACGCTCGATTCTACTCAAAAGCCACACGCCATTGTTACTATTTGTGCGACGGGTGAAGGTACTGCCGAAAAACTACAATTATTTATTGAAAATATTCTCGACACGATTACAACCGATGCGATTAAAGTTATTCCGATTGGTTTACACGAAATGGATACCAAACTAGAAGAATTACAAGAAGAAAATGATATTTTAATGGCTGTTGGTATTCAAGATCCTAAAATTCAAATCCCTTTCATCCCGCTCGAACGACTATTCGGCGATGATGGCGAGGAGCAATTAGTAAGTCTTGTAAAACAACGCAATATCATGGTAAAAACCGGGGAAACTGGTCGAATCGCGAAAGAAATTATTGAAGAAAGTTTAAATGAATTTTTAACTTATTTAAACCCTAAGAAAACGATTGAAATTCTTAGTTCCTTTGCAAACGTACTTGAGAAAAAATTAGGCTATGAACTTGATAATACATTTAAAATCAACTTATTAATTCACGTTGGTTGCGCACTGGAACGAATGGTTTTAAATGACGGATTAACTTATCATGATGATAAAAATATGATCGACACTTCTGTTTTCAAAGCTTTAGAAGAAACCAATAAAGAAGTGATTTACAAAATGAACTTAAAACTCACGAACGATGAACTTTGTTACTTGTATGATATTTTAAATGAAATTCAGCCAGAAGTAACTATATAA
- the ybaK gene encoding Cys-tRNA(Pro) deacylase produces MNKKTNACRMLDQQKIPYQLREYAWSEDSLDARHVALETGDDPAHIFKTIVLTGDKTGNIVACIPANKSIDLKEIAKISGNKKCELIPVNTLEKLTGYVRGGCSPIGMKKLFPTFIDRSAEELETILISAGKRGIQIVIAPTDLKQIIRGTFASISEK; encoded by the coding sequence ATGAATAAAAAAACTAATGCTTGTCGAATGCTTGATCAGCAAAAAATCCCCTACCAACTTCGTGAATATGCTTGGAGTGAGGATTCACTGGATGCACGACATGTTGCCTTAGAAACCGGTGATGACCCAGCTCATATTTTTAAAACGATTGTATTAACAGGTGATAAAACTGGGAACATTGTCGCCTGTATTCCAGCAAATAAATCAATTGATCTCAAAGAAATCGCTAAAATTAGCGGAAATAAGAAATGTGAGTTAATCCCTGTGAACACTCTTGAAAAGTTAACTGGCTATGTTCGTGGTGGCTGTTCTCCAATTGGAATGAAAAAACTGTTTCCTACTTTTATTGATCGTAGTGCAGAAGAGTTGGAAACAATACTAATATCTGCTGGAAAGAGAGGAATACAGATTGTTATTGCACCGACTGATTTAAAACAAATTATCCGCGGTACTTTTGCTTCAATTAGCGAAAAATAA
- a CDS encoding 2-hydroxyacyl-CoA dehydratase — MIHAGLDVGSTTAKAVALNDQGDILFQTYRRHYSDIKKVTLEIMQDMQKKCGMTEMTFKITGSSGLAISKFLNVPFVQEVIACTEAVEQVIPETDVVIELGGEDAKIIYFSGGIEQRMNNACAGGTGAFIDQIATLLQTDPTGLNELAQNANTIYPIASRCGVFAKTDVQPLLNEGARKEDIAASIFQSVVTQTISGLACGRPIRGKVAFLGGPLTFLDQLRYRFTETLKMKDSDIIAPQNAEYFIALGTAFTGLNDVPTKVEDMINRLSNMDMTTMATDTVILPALFESETDLADFRARHNKMKAKRAKLEDYEGDAYLGIDAGSTTTKLILMSQTNEILYSFYASNNGNPLQSVIDATSDLYEILPEKVRVAQSGITGYGESLIKAALKIDVGEIETVAHYRAAREFSPDVDFILDIGGQDMKCMKIKKGALDSLMLNEACSAGCGSFLETFAQTLNLSIEEFAARALEAKAPVDLGSRCTVFMNSKVKQVQKEGVSMEDLSAGLAYSVVKNALQKVIKLRSPKDIGEKVIVQGGTFYNESVLRAFELLTGREVIRPDIAGMMGAFGAALIAREHYETGEVTEMLVLEKLREFNAETSQSRCNLCSNTCQLTVTRFGDDRMFVSGNRCERGERVEKSRNVLPNLYAYKLQRTFDYKSLKKSEATRGTIGIPRALNVFENYPLWHTILTNLGFRVVLSSKSSKNLYDKGIETIASEAVCFPAKLTHGHIMDLIKKKADRIFYPSVVYEKPEFGEATNNFNCPVVAGYPEVIRVNVDALEEKNIPMISPFLTLDNEKALITQMSLAFPEVPVEDMETAVKAGLAEAELCRKDIQEEGEAALTYIKKNKIKGIVLAGHPYHIDPEVNHGIPELITMNGMAVLTEDSISHLGEIDHKLRVENQWKYHARLYRAASFTAKSEDLEFVQLTSFGCGLDAITTDMCQEIIEGHNKVYTLLKIDEINNLGAARIRVRSLKAAMEEREKNNVKPTVMKKPKERVLFTKEMKKTYTILAPQLAPTHFEMLEAAFKVGGYNLEILPAVTPRAVDEGLRYVNNDACYPAILTIGQMMDALKNGDYDLDNLAVLMTQTGGGCRATNYISMLKKALGEAGIDHIPVISLNANGLEKQPGFKLTPKILVRLLAGISLGDALDRMVYRTRPYEVEKGSANKLFRKYLDAGRELMENYSISAYKKFANDMVQAFDKLPITNEVKPRVGVVGEILVKFHPGANNNIVDVIEEEGGEAVVPDLTDFILYCCYDDHFAANTFGRSKVKSFAKQSVAIPLINQFRKPVTDALKKSERFEAPASIESIAEKASQLLSLGNKMGEGWFLTGEMFELLDSNVPNIACLQPFACLPNHITGRGMIKGLKKMYPEANIMSIDYDAGSSSVNQLNRIKLMLSIARKQLETTDVVTEKEKNTRFNPREKILGKAKQVRESAPVEMIGNKVKQAREADPVGAIAQKVKHVASSSNEHVQTDND, encoded by the coding sequence ATGATTCATGCAGGATTAGATGTTGGATCAACAACAGCAAAAGCCGTAGCGTTGAATGACCAAGGGGATATTTTATTTCAAACGTACAGAAGACACTATTCGGACATTAAAAAAGTAACATTAGAAATCATGCAAGATATGCAAAAAAAATGCGGAATGACAGAAATGACTTTCAAAATCACCGGGTCATCAGGGCTGGCAATTTCTAAATTTTTGAATGTACCATTTGTTCAAGAAGTTATCGCGTGTACAGAAGCAGTAGAACAAGTAATACCAGAAACCGATGTAGTTATTGAGCTTGGTGGGGAAGATGCAAAAATTATTTATTTTAGTGGCGGAATTGAGCAACGAATGAATAATGCATGTGCTGGGGGAACTGGTGCATTTATCGACCAAATCGCCACACTGCTTCAAACGGACCCAACTGGTTTAAATGAGTTAGCGCAAAATGCTAATACCATTTATCCAATTGCTTCAAGATGCGGGGTTTTCGCCAAAACCGACGTACAACCATTATTAAATGAAGGCGCTAGAAAAGAAGATATCGCTGCTTCGATTTTCCAAAGTGTTGTAACTCAGACTATTAGTGGACTTGCTTGTGGACGACCAATTCGCGGAAAAGTGGCATTTCTTGGCGGACCGTTAACTTTCCTTGATCAACTACGCTATCGTTTTACAGAAACCTTGAAAATGAAAGATAGCGATATTATTGCACCACAAAACGCGGAATATTTTATCGCTCTTGGTACTGCTTTTACAGGGCTGAATGACGTTCCGACAAAAGTAGAAGATATGATTAACCGTCTTTCCAATATGGATATGACTACGATGGCAACAGACACAGTTATTTTACCAGCGCTATTCGAAAGTGAAACAGATTTAGCTGATTTTAGAGCGCGTCACAATAAAATGAAAGCAAAACGGGCGAAGTTGGAAGATTATGAAGGCGATGCTTATTTAGGTATTGATGCTGGTTCAACGACAACAAAGCTCATTTTAATGAGTCAAACAAACGAAATCTTGTACTCGTTTTATGCAAGTAATAATGGTAATCCGCTTCAATCAGTTATTGATGCGACGAGTGATCTATATGAAATTTTGCCAGAAAAAGTTCGAGTTGCCCAATCTGGAATTACAGGTTACGGCGAATCGCTTATTAAAGCCGCCTTAAAAATAGATGTAGGTGAAATCGAAACAGTAGCTCATTACCGTGCTGCTCGTGAATTTTCACCAGATGTTGATTTTATTTTAGACATTGGCGGACAAGATATGAAGTGCATGAAAATCAAAAAAGGAGCACTAGATAGCTTAATGCTCAATGAGGCATGTTCTGCTGGCTGTGGTTCATTCTTAGAAACATTTGCGCAAACGTTGAACTTATCAATTGAAGAATTTGCTGCTCGTGCACTAGAAGCAAAAGCACCAGTTGATCTTGGCTCACGTTGTACGGTCTTCATGAACTCGAAAGTAAAACAAGTCCAAAAAGAAGGCGTCAGTATGGAAGATTTATCGGCTGGCCTTGCTTATTCTGTTGTAAAAAATGCCTTACAAAAAGTAATTAAACTCCGCAGTCCAAAAGACATCGGCGAAAAAGTCATCGTTCAAGGTGGGACTTTTTATAATGAATCAGTGCTTCGGGCTTTTGAACTTTTAACTGGACGTGAAGTTATTCGGCCAGATATTGCTGGAATGATGGGAGCATTCGGGGCGGCGCTAATTGCTCGTGAGCACTATGAAACTGGTGAAGTAACAGAAATGCTCGTACTAGAAAAATTACGTGAGTTTAATGCAGAAACATCACAGTCCCGTTGTAATCTTTGTAGTAACACTTGTCAATTAACAGTCACTAGATTTGGCGATGACCGGATGTTCGTCAGCGGGAATCGCTGTGAACGCGGCGAACGTGTGGAGAAATCGCGCAACGTTTTACCTAATTTATATGCTTATAAGTTACAACGGACATTTGATTATAAATCATTAAAAAAATCTGAAGCTACACGTGGTACGATTGGAATTCCTCGTGCATTAAATGTATTTGAAAACTATCCGCTTTGGCATACGATTTTAACGAACTTAGGATTCCGAGTGGTACTTTCTTCTAAATCATCTAAAAATCTATACGATAAAGGGATTGAAACGATTGCCTCAGAAGCAGTTTGTTTCCCAGCAAAATTAACACACGGACATATTATGGATTTGATTAAGAAAAAAGCTGACCGAATTTTCTATCCATCTGTCGTATATGAAAAACCAGAATTTGGTGAAGCAACGAACAACTTTAACTGTCCAGTGGTTGCTGGTTATCCAGAAGTTATCCGTGTTAACGTGGATGCACTTGAAGAAAAAAACATTCCGATGATTAGCCCATTTTTAACATTAGATAATGAAAAAGCATTAATTACGCAAATGAGTTTAGCCTTCCCAGAAGTACCAGTAGAAGATATGGAAACAGCGGTGAAAGCTGGACTTGCAGAAGCAGAACTTTGCCGTAAAGATATCCAAGAAGAAGGGGAAGCCGCACTTACTTATATTAAGAAAAACAAAATCAAAGGTATTGTACTTGCTGGACACCCATACCATATCGATCCAGAAGTTAACCACGGAATTCCGGAGTTGATTACGATGAATGGAATGGCAGTACTTACCGAGGATTCCATTTCGCATCTTGGTGAAATCGATCATAAACTTCGCGTCGAAAACCAATGGAAATATCATGCAAGACTTTATCGCGCAGCTAGCTTTACCGCCAAAAGTGAAGACTTAGAGTTCGTACAACTAACATCATTTGGTTGTGGGCTTGATGCAATCACAACTGATATGTGCCAAGAAATAATTGAAGGTCACAATAAAGTATACACATTACTTAAAATCGACGAAATTAACAACCTTGGTGCTGCTCGAATTCGCGTACGTTCGCTCAAAGCAGCAATGGAAGAACGCGAAAAAAATAATGTTAAACCAACTGTTATGAAGAAACCAAAAGAACGTGTATTGTTTACAAAAGAAATGAAGAAAACTTATACAATTTTAGCGCCACAACTAGCCCCAACCCATTTTGAAATGTTAGAAGCAGCTTTTAAGGTTGGTGGATATAATTTAGAAATCCTTCCAGCTGTAACGCCTCGCGCTGTCGATGAAGGTTTGCGCTATGTTAATAATGATGCGTGTTATCCTGCCATTTTGACGATTGGGCAAATGATGGATGCATTAAAAAATGGTGATTATGATTTGGATAATTTAGCTGTATTAATGACGCAAACAGGTGGTGGCTGCCGGGCGACTAACTACATTTCCATGCTGAAAAAAGCATTAGGAGAAGCAGGGATTGACCATATTCCAGTTATTTCTCTCAATGCAAATGGCCTAGAAAAGCAACCAGGATTTAAATTAACACCTAAAATACTCGTTCGGCTTTTAGCAGGAATTAGTTTAGGAGATGCGCTTGACCGGATGGTTTACCGTACTAGACCTTATGAAGTAGAAAAAGGAAGCGCGAATAAATTATTCCGTAAATATTTAGATGCGGGTCGAGAATTGATGGAGAATTACTCTATCTCAGCCTACAAAAAGTTCGCAAACGACATGGTGCAGGCTTTTGATAAACTACCAATTACAAATGAAGTAAAACCTCGCGTAGGTGTAGTTGGAGAGATTCTTGTGAAATTCCATCCAGGTGCTAATAATAATATTGTGGACGTTATTGAAGAAGAAGGCGGAGAAGCAGTTGTACCAGACTTGACTGATTTCATCCTGTATTGTTGTTACGATGACCATTTTGCAGCAAATACATTTGGACGCTCAAAAGTAAAATCGTTTGCAAAACAAAGTGTGGCTATTCCATTAATTAACCAATTCCGTAAACCAGTCACTGATGCACTCAAGAAAAGTGAACGTTTTGAGGCACCAGCAAGTATTGAATCAATAGCCGAGAAAGCTAGTCAATTACTTTCACTAGGAAATAAAATGGGTGAGGGATGGTTCTTAACTGGAGAAATGTTTGAACTTCTAGATAGTAATGTGCCAAATATCGCCTGCTTGCAACCATTTGCTTGTTTGCCAAACCACATTACAGGTCGCGGAATGATTAAAGGCTTGAAGAAAATGTATCCAGAAGCTAATATTATGTCGATTGATTACGATGCTGGTTCTAGTTCAGTTAACCAATTAAATCGGATTAAACTTATGCTTTCTATTGCAAGAAAACAATTAGAAACGACCGATGTAGTCACAGAAAAAGAGAAAAACACAAGATTCAATCCAAGAGAAAAAATCCTTGGTAAGGCGAAACAAGTCAGAGAAAGTGCTCCAGTTGAAATGATTGGCAATAAAGTAAAACAAGCAAGAGAAGCTGATCCAGTTGGGGCAATCGCTCAAAAAGTAAAACACGTCGCTTCTTCAAGTAACGAGCACGTTCAAACAGATAACGATTAG
- a CDS encoding FMN-dependent NADH-azoreductase: MSKVLFIKASPLPNEVSRSSQVAETFMEEYKAKNPSDTVEELVLYNTEVPLLDLELMTAGRELQAGKAFTDLAPEVQQRLNAYNTLTDQFLAADKYVFVFPLWNLGIPPLLKAYVDTFVIAGKSFRYTEHGPEALLKDKKAILIHGSGGIYSAGQTSSFTHGEPYLRTILQFIGIEVVPTIFVEGIDHNPSKEAEIVAAAKAVARESAAGF, from the coding sequence TTGTCAAAAGTACTTTTTATTAAAGCGTCACCACTTCCAAATGAAGTATCCAGAAGTTCGCAAGTAGCGGAAACATTCATGGAGGAATACAAAGCAAAAAATCCGTCTGATACAGTAGAAGAATTAGTTTTATATAATACGGAAGTTCCTTTACTTGATTTAGAGTTAATGACTGCTGGTAGAGAACTCCAAGCTGGAAAAGCATTTACAGACTTAGCTCCAGAAGTACAACAAAGATTGAATGCTTATAATACGCTAACTGACCAATTCCTAGCAGCTGATAAATACGTTTTTGTTTTCCCACTTTGGAACCTTGGAATCCCACCACTTTTAAAAGCATATGTGGATACATTTGTTATTGCTGGTAAATCTTTCCGTTATACAGAGCATGGTCCAGAAGCTTTGCTAAAAGACAAAAAAGCAATTTTAATTCATGGTAGCGGTGGTATTTATTCTGCTGGACAAACAAGTTCATTTACTCACGGAGAACCATATTTAAGAACTATTTTGCAATTTATTGGTATCGAAGTGGTTCCGACAATTTTTGTTGAAGGAATCGATCACAATCCAAGCAAAGAAGCAGAAATCGTTGCGGCTGCTAAAGCGGTAGCGCGTGAAAGTGCTGCTGGATTCTAA